One genomic segment of Acidobacteriota bacterium includes these proteins:
- a CDS encoding chemotaxis protein CheW: MKRVEKKPAGKREAVILFAVGGYTLAIAAHAVEEIRNTGGLKPLPAGTATARLAKFKGTLERDRKRYFVVDSNLHFRLFPSKASRLLVLRGSAAAVLVDHTDRIIEIGAVHALPRAFQGEERQWYRGLAMIDERVVPVVDPAAFMSKAEFTVLQAAVAGAEAAESAPSKKGATA, encoded by the coding sequence GTGAAGCGCGTCGAGAAGAAGCCGGCCGGGAAGCGTGAGGCCGTCATCCTGTTCGCGGTCGGTGGCTACACCCTCGCCATCGCCGCACATGCGGTGGAAGAGATCCGCAATACCGGCGGATTGAAGCCGCTGCCCGCGGGCACGGCCACCGCGCGATTGGCCAAGTTCAAAGGCACGCTCGAGCGCGATCGCAAGAGATATTTCGTGGTGGATTCGAACCTCCACTTTCGTTTGTTCCCGTCGAAGGCTTCGCGCCTGCTCGTGCTCCGCGGTTCGGCCGCGGCGGTGCTGGTGGACCACACCGACCGCATCATCGAGATCGGCGCGGTGCACGCGCTGCCACGTGCCTTCCAAGGCGAAGAGCGGCAGTGGTATCGCGGCCTCGCCATGATCGACGAGCGCGTGGTGCCGGTGGTGGACCCGGCCGCATTCATGTCGAAAGCAGAGTTCACCGTGCTGCAAGCCGCAGTCGCGGGAGCTGAGGCCGCGGAATCTGCGCCCTCGAAAAAAGGCGCGACCGCATGA